The Methanolacinia petrolearia DSM 11571 genome has a segment encoding these proteins:
- the gyrA gene encoding DNA gyrase subunit A gives MTSEENSSAEQVKRVLPVSIEEEMKSSYLDYAMSVIVGRAIPDVRDGLKPVHRRTLYAMGEMGNYHDKPFKKSARIVGEVMGKYHPHGDSSIYDTLVKMAQPFSYRYMLVEGQGNFGSIDGDSAAAMRYTEARLDPVSESLLEDIDKETVDFGPNFDESLQEPLVLPAKIPNLLVNGSDGIAVGMATKMPPHNIGEVCSAVCAMIDDPEISPAGLMEYMPGPDFPTGGVILGRSGIASAYTTGRGRIRMRGVAEIEDHEGSKKSRIIISEIPYQVNKARLIEQIADLVRDKKIDGISDIRDESDKDGIRVVIELKKSIVPMVVLNQLYKHTPLESTFGVINLAIVDNQPKVLTLKEIIQEFLKHRKSVIYRRTIFELKKAEDRLHILRGLLLALDNIDAVIATIRGSSTTEEASQKLIENFGLDEIQADAILKMQLRRLAALEQQKIIDERDGLLKEVERLKLIISDEGHIFAEIKKETLEISEKYSDERRTKISHDVSDLDKEDLIENKQVLVSLTSHNYIKSMPLDTYKGQHRGGRGIIGMSTKDEDFVKSVFVASTHDYLLCFTSSGRVYWLKVYDIPEATRQSRGKAIVNLLELGDEEKVTAVIPVSEFKEDEFFLFATLNGMVVKIPQVEFSRPRQSGIYAITLKDGDELVHVMKAVDSGEIILTTRMGQSLRFGIESISLRHRNALGVKGIKLRYMDELQDVTPVEKDHLLTITEKGYGKRTEFDEFRGHGRATMGVRNIQTDVSGGIVSSKAVSDDEDIILMSRSGIVIRTKVSEISIQKRGTRGVRIMKLDEGDSVVGFTILDSDEGDEAGPDEITE, from the coding sequence TTGACATCTGAAGAGAACTCGTCCGCCGAACAGGTAAAGAGAGTGCTCCCCGTCTCGATCGAAGAGGAGATGAAGTCGTCCTATCTCGACTACGCGATGTCGGTCATCGTCGGAAGGGCGATCCCCGACGTAAGGGACGGCCTGAAGCCTGTCCACAGGCGCACGCTCTATGCGATGGGCGAGATGGGCAACTATCACGACAAGCCTTTCAAGAAGAGTGCCCGTATCGTCGGAGAAGTCATGGGTAAATACCACCCGCACGGTGATTCGTCTATCTACGATACGCTTGTCAAGATGGCCCAGCCGTTCTCGTACAGGTATATGCTCGTCGAAGGCCAGGGTAACTTCGGTTCTATCGACGGGGACTCCGCGGCTGCGATGCGTTACACCGAGGCGAGGCTCGACCCTGTCTCGGAATCGCTACTCGAGGATATCGACAAGGAGACGGTGGACTTCGGCCCGAACTTCGACGAATCACTGCAGGAGCCTCTCGTACTTCCTGCAAAGATCCCGAACCTTCTGGTCAACGGTTCCGACGGTATTGCTGTGGGTATGGCGACGAAGATGCCGCCTCACAATATCGGAGAGGTATGCAGTGCGGTCTGTGCGATGATCGACGATCCCGAGATCTCGCCGGCCGGTCTTATGGAGTATATGCCGGGCCCCGACTTCCCGACAGGCGGTGTAATCCTGGGAAGAAGCGGCATCGCTAGCGCATATACGACCGGAAGAGGCCGTATCCGTATGAGGGGAGTTGCGGAGATCGAGGATCACGAGGGCTCGAAGAAGAGCAGGATCATCATCTCGGAGATCCCCTACCAGGTCAACAAGGCGAGACTTATCGAGCAGATCGCCGACCTGGTCCGCGACAAGAAGATCGACGGGATATCGGATATCAGGGACGAGTCCGACAAGGACGGAATAAGGGTCGTGATCGAGCTGAAGAAATCTATCGTTCCGATGGTCGTCTTAAACCAGCTCTACAAACATACGCCTCTCGAATCGACTTTCGGCGTGATCAATCTTGCAATCGTCGACAACCAGCCGAAGGTCCTCACGTTAAAAGAGATTATCCAGGAGTTCCTCAAACACAGGAAGAGTGTCATATACAGGAGGACGATCTTCGAGCTTAAGAAGGCCGAGGACAGGCTCCATATCCTGAGAGGTCTTCTTCTCGCCCTTGACAATATCGATGCGGTCATCGCGACGATCCGCGGATCTTCTACGACCGAAGAGGCTTCGCAGAAATTGATCGAGAACTTCGGGCTGGACGAGATCCAGGCCGATGCGATTCTCAAGATGCAGCTCCGCCGTCTCGCGGCTCTCGAACAGCAGAAGATCATCGACGAGCGTGACGGTCTCCTGAAGGAGGTCGAGAGACTGAAGCTCATCATCTCCGACGAAGGGCACATATTCGCCGAGATCAAAAAGGAGACTTTAGAGATCTCCGAGAAGTACTCCGACGAGAGGAGGACGAAGATCAGTCACGACGTATCTGATCTCGACAAGGAGGATCTTATCGAGAACAAGCAGGTTCTTGTCTCCCTGACATCGCACAACTACATCAAGTCGATGCCCCTCGATACGTACAAGGGCCAGCACAGGGGCGGAAGGGGCATCATAGGAATGTCCACGAAGGACGAGGATTTCGTCAAGTCGGTCTTCGTCGCATCCACACATGACTACCTGTTGTGCTTCACGAGCTCGGGAAGGGTATACTGGCTGAAGGTCTACGACATCCCGGAGGCTACGAGGCAGAGCCGCGGAAAGGCGATTGTAAACCTGCTGGAGCTCGGTGACGAGGAGAAGGTGACGGCGGTTATACCTGTATCAGAGTTTAAGGAAGACGAGTTCTTCCTCTTCGCAACCCTGAACGGTATGGTCGTGAAAATCCCGCAGGTGGAGTTCTCCCGCCCGAGGCAGTCGGGAATATATGCAATCACGCTGAAGGACGGGGACGAACTTGTCCATGTCATGAAGGCGGTCGACAGCGGCGAGATAATCCTGACGACCCGCATGGGCCAGAGTCTGCGTTTCGGAATCGAATCGATCTCGCTCAGGCACAGGAACGCCCTTGGTGTCAAGGGAATCAAGCTGAGATACATGGATGAGCTCCAGGATGTAACTCCTGTGGAGAAGGATCACCTCCTGACCATCACCGAGAAAGGTTACGGCAAGCGGACGGAGTTCGATGAATTCAGGGGCCACGGAAGGGCGACGATGGGCGTAAGGAACATCCAGACGGATGTCAGCGGCGGAATCGTCTCGTCTAAGGCTGTCTCCGATGATGAGGATATAATCCTCATGAGCAGGTCGGGCATCGTGATCAGAACGAAGGTCTCTGAGATCTCGATCCAGAAACGCGGAACCCGCGGAGTGAGGATAATGAAGCTCGATGAGGGCGACAGTGTCGTGGGTTTCACGATCCTCGATTCCGACGAAGGCGATGAAGCCGGACCGGACGAAATAACAGAATAA
- a CDS encoding secondary thiamine-phosphate synthase enzyme YjbQ, with the protein MYTAEISLKTSGEGDIIDITPQGNRIVAESGVLSGIINLFIEGSTAALTTIEYEPGVLSDLKRSLSAVSPDDIPYEHNMAWGDGNGRSHVKAALVGPSLTVPVRKGAMKLGTWQQVVLLELDIRASRSRTVHCTVIGE; encoded by the coding sequence ATGTATACGGCTGAAATATCCCTGAAGACATCGGGCGAAGGGGATATAATCGATATTACTCCGCAGGGGAACAGGATCGTCGCTGAAAGCGGTGTTTTATCAGGAATAATCAACCTTTTTATCGAAGGTTCCACTGCGGCGCTTACGACTATCGAATACGAGCCGGGTGTTCTCTCGGATCTCAAACGTTCTTTGTCTGCGGTCTCGCCCGACGATATCCCCTACGAGCATAACATGGCCTGGGGCGACGGTAACGGTCGTTCGCATGTAAAGGCTGCGCTTGTCGGTCCTTCGCTGACCGTGCCGGTGAGAAAAGGCGCGATGAAGCTCGGGACCTGGCAGCAGGTTGTTCTTCTCGAACTGGATATAAGAGCGTCCAGATCAAGGACTGTTCATTGTACTGTAATAGGAGAATAG
- a CDS encoding UPF0147 family protein, with protein MAEPQSTINYCIQMLQAIMEDSTIPRNIRRVADDTRKVLIDESKGLGLRAATAISMIDEISNDPNMPVHARTRIWELVSQLETVPLD; from the coding sequence ATGGCAGAACCGCAAAGCACAATAAACTACTGTATTCAGATGCTTCAGGCCATAATGGAAGATTCAACGATTCCAAGAAATATACGCAGAGTCGCAGATGATACAAGAAAGGTTCTCATAGACGAATCAAAAGGTCTCGGTCTTCGTGCAGCCACTGCAATCTCGATGATAGACGAGATCTCGAATGATCCGAACATGCCTGTACATGCAAGAACCCGTATTTGGGAGCTTGTTTCACAACTTGAAACAGTACCGCTTGACTAA